From one Nematostella vectensis chromosome 7, jaNemVect1.1, whole genome shotgun sequence genomic stretch:
- the LOC5511895 gene encoding cyclin-H translates to MFHTSTQRKHWIFINQEEVQKLRENVNSAYKSRHSDAYPDKKNVKYLTVEEEKKLVEYYELVIVEVSAKFQPPVPRSVTATAITYLKRFYVKTSVMDHPPKEMFLVCLFMACKVEEYNISVENFVQILPRDRREKVMDFILAHELLLMERLDFHLTIHHPFRPMEGFLIDIKMYLSEGKVNPESWRIKAEEFLLRAMRTDVAFHFSPSQIALAALSVGSTGGELQKYVNEKFGVTDKGTALMDTINSIVNMVTSHIVTVTKDQVKALESKLKTCRNPENNPDSKMFKRRTSGNDENQVEQMEIESP, encoded by the coding sequence ATGTTCCACACTAGCACTCAGAGAAAGCACTGGATATTCATAAATCAAGAAGAAGTACAAAAGCTGCGTGAAAATGTAAACAGCGCGTACAAATCTCGCCATAGCGATGCCTATCCTGACAAGAAAAACGTAAAATACCTGACAGttgaagaagaaaagaaactgGTGGAATACTATGAGCTGGTCATCGTGGAAGTATCAGCTAAATTCCAGCCGCCAGTTCCTCGTTCAGTTACCGCTACCGCTATTACATACCTAAAGAGATTCTATGTGAAGACATCAGTCATGGATCACCCGCCGAAAGAAATGTTTCTCGTTTGCTTGTTCATGGCGTGCAAGGTTGAAGAGTACAACATTTCAGTTGAAAACTTTGTGCAAATTTTGCCGAGAGATCGTCGAGAGAAAGTAATGGATTTTATTTTAGCACATGAGTTGTTGTTGATGGAGCGTTTGGATTTTCATTTGACAATCCATCACCCTTTCCGTCCTATGGAGGGGTTTTTGATTGACATTAAGATGTATTTATCAGAGGGTAAGGTTAATCCTGAGAGTTGGCGCATTAAGGCAGAGGAGTTTTTACTACGTGCCATGCGCACAGATGTAGCATTTCACTTTTCCCCATCACAGATCGCGCTAGCTGCGCTCTCAGTTGGGAGTACTGGTGGTGAATTACAGAAGTATGTAAACGAGAAGTTTGGAGTAACTGACAAGGGGACTGCTCTCATGGATACCATTAACTCAATTGTTAACATGGTTACAAGTCACATTGTTACAGTTACTAAAGACCAGGTTAAAGCATTGGAAAGTAAACTTAAGACCTGCCGTAATCCAGAAAACAATCCTGATAGTAAGATGTTCAAGCGGAGAACATCAGGGAATGATGAAAACCAAGTGGAACAGATGGAAATAGAGAGTCCATAA